Proteins encoded together in one Chitinophaga sp. LS1 window:
- a CDS encoding methylated-DNA--[protein]-cysteine S-methyltransferase, whose product MKIQEHINYSRIAEAIDYIRNHFREQPNLDAVAESVHLSPAHFQRMFTEWAGTSPKKFLQYISLEYAKGMLKETTIFDTAYETGLSSTSRLHDLFIGIEGMTPAEYKHGGKDLLINYSFAESPFGSLIVASTPKGVCYMAFDADEVRALEDLKVKFPNAAFVRKLDLLQQNALFIFQHDWTKLPEIKLHLRGTDFQLKVWESLLKIPLGKLSTYGAIAANIGNPNASRAVGTAIGNNPVAYLIPCHRVIQSSGTFGEYMWGSTRKTAIIGWEAAKAGL is encoded by the coding sequence ATGAAAATACAGGAGCATATTAATTATTCCCGGATTGCAGAGGCAATTGACTATATCAGGAACCATTTCCGGGAGCAACCGAACCTGGACGCGGTAGCAGAAAGTGTGCACCTGAGTCCGGCGCATTTCCAGCGAATGTTTACGGAATGGGCAGGCACAAGTCCCAAGAAATTTCTGCAATACATCAGTCTGGAATATGCCAAGGGGATGCTGAAGGAAACGACTATTTTTGATACCGCCTATGAAACCGGGCTGTCGAGTACCAGTCGTTTACATGATTTATTTATTGGGATTGAAGGTATGACTCCGGCTGAATATAAGCATGGCGGTAAGGATCTGTTGATCAATTATAGTTTTGCTGAGAGTCCGTTTGGAAGTCTGATTGTAGCGTCTACGCCAAAGGGTGTTTGTTATATGGCATTTGATGCGGACGAAGTGCGGGCGTTGGAAGATCTTAAAGTGAAATTTCCGAATGCTGCTTTTGTACGCAAACTGGATTTGTTGCAACAAAATGCATTGTTCATTTTTCAGCATGACTGGACTAAACTACCAGAGATTAAATTACACCTGCGGGGAACGGATTTTCAACTGAAGGTATGGGAGAGTTTATTGAAGATACCTTTAGGAAAACTGTCTACCTATGGTGCGATCGCTGCCAATATCGGGAATCCGAATGCATCGCGGGCAGTGGGAACAGCCATTGGCAATAATCCAGTAGCATATTTAATTCCCTGTCACAGGGTGATACAATCCAGTGGTACATTCGGGGAATATATGTGGGGGAGCACGCGAAAAACGGCGATCATAGGCTGGGAAGCTGCGAAGGCAGGGTTATAG
- a CDS encoding DUF4256 domain-containing protein: protein MSTELLKILKARFEKHANRHKGIEWAKVEAKLIASPKKLKVLGIMEETGGEPDVIAFDKKTGEYTFVDCSPESPKGRRSVCYDQQALDERKEAKPADSATEMAAAIGIELLTEEEYRGLQELGAFDLKTSSWLVTPAAIRKLGGAIFGDRRYDQVFVYHNGAQSYYAARGFRGSLKV, encoded by the coding sequence ATGAGTACTGAACTGCTGAAAATATTAAAAGCCCGTTTTGAAAAACATGCAAATCGCCACAAAGGAATTGAATGGGCAAAGGTAGAAGCAAAACTAATTGCCAGTCCAAAGAAATTAAAAGTTCTCGGTATTATGGAGGAAACTGGCGGAGAGCCGGATGTGATTGCATTTGATAAAAAAACAGGGGAATATACTTTCGTAGATTGTTCGCCAGAAAGCCCTAAAGGCCGCAGAAGTGTGTGTTATGATCAGCAGGCGCTGGATGAAAGAAAGGAAGCAAAGCCAGCGGATAGTGCTACTGAGATGGCGGCGGCAATAGGGATAGAGTTGCTAACTGAGGAGGAGTATAGGGGGCTGCAGGAATTGGGGGCGTTTGATCTGAAAACTTCCAGTTGGCTGGTTACGCCAGCTGCTATCAGAAAATTAGGTGGGGCAATCTTTGGGGATCGCAGATATGATCAGGTGTTTGTTTATCATAATGGGGCGCAATCTTATTATGCTGCAAGGGGGTTTAGGGGATCGTTGAAAGTGTAA
- a CDS encoding SRPBCC family protein codes for MVFTASGVYHEFVPNKKITRTFEMGNAPFDVQLEFLEFEALDEDNSKLTMQIIYRSGALRDQMLKLPFRQGLNMAHNRLQEVVNKLK; via the coding sequence ATCGTCTTCACGGCAAGTGGTGTTTATCACGAGTTTGTGCCGAATAAAAAAATCACCCGCACTTTCGAAATGGGGAATGCACCTTTTGATGTGCAACTGGAATTCCTTGAATTTGAGGCCCTGGATGAAGATAACAGCAAACTCACTATGCAGATTATATATAGATCGGGAGCATTGAGAGACCAGATGCTGAAATTGCCTTTCAGACAAGGTTTAAATATGGCACATAATCGCTTACAGGAAGTCGTTAACAAATTAAAATAA
- a CDS encoding glycoside hydrolase family 28 protein — protein sequence MKSTVILLLVFLSVKARGQTEFPITRFGAKSTMNFDNANAIQRAIDSATLKGGTVMIPAGMYLTSPLQLKSNVTLHLDKDAILFGSTERMHYSGPALIVCKGQQNVGITGEGMIDGQGRELVENTIQCLREGKIQDEEWLKKRPTEKNRPNLLYFENCTGVRIKGVTLKNAACWVQNYKECTHVVIDGINVESTAYWNNDGVDIVDSKDVVIKNSYFNAADDAICLKSETAARTCEDVTVENCTLRSSANGFKLGTGSLGGFKNIVVKNITVFDTYRSAIALEAVDGGFIENVHVSGVNATNTGNALFIRLGKRNTDDRYSTVNNIVIEKVKAEIPAGKPDIGYPQEGPLPKMPIQYVLPMVIAGLPGHPVKNVQLMDIEVVYQGERVKGAINEVPDNPAGYPEFTMFGDLPAWGLYVMHADSIQMWNFKVDVRRGDSRSALMFEDVKAILLRHVKVPEKKEMNTSHIEAKTLSF from the coding sequence ATGAAAAGTACTGTCATATTATTGCTGGTCTTCCTGAGTGTGAAGGCCCGGGGGCAAACAGAGTTCCCTATTACCCGCTTTGGAGCAAAGTCTACGATGAATTTTGATAACGCCAATGCTATACAGCGGGCGATTGATTCCGCTACTCTTAAGGGCGGGACAGTAATGATTCCTGCGGGGATGTACCTGACTAGCCCTTTGCAGTTAAAAAGTAATGTCACATTACATTTGGATAAAGACGCCATTTTGTTCGGGAGTACGGAGCGGATGCACTACAGTGGTCCGGCGTTGATTGTGTGTAAGGGGCAGCAAAACGTGGGTATTACAGGAGAAGGAATGATTGATGGACAGGGTAGGGAGTTGGTAGAAAATACCATTCAATGCTTGCGTGAGGGGAAGATCCAGGATGAGGAGTGGTTGAAAAAAAGACCAACTGAAAAAAACAGGCCCAACCTGTTGTACTTTGAAAACTGTACGGGGGTACGGATAAAGGGGGTGACCTTAAAGAATGCTGCCTGTTGGGTGCAGAATTATAAGGAGTGTACCCATGTGGTGATAGATGGAATTAATGTAGAAAGTACGGCTTACTGGAACAATGATGGGGTAGATATTGTTGATTCAAAGGATGTAGTGATTAAGAACAGTTATTTCAATGCGGCAGACGATGCAATATGTCTGAAGTCAGAAACTGCGGCGCGGACTTGTGAGGATGTCACTGTAGAAAATTGTACGCTGCGTTCCAGTGCGAATGGGTTTAAATTAGGCACTGGATCACTGGGAGGGTTTAAGAATATTGTGGTAAAGAACATTACGGTGTTTGACACTTATCGTTCAGCGATAGCTTTGGAGGCAGTAGATGGGGGATTTATAGAGAATGTGCATGTGAGTGGGGTGAATGCCACGAACACCGGCAATGCCTTGTTTATACGATTGGGGAAGCGGAATACAGATGACAGATACAGTACGGTCAATAATATTGTGATTGAAAAGGTAAAGGCGGAAATACCGGCAGGTAAACCTGACATCGGGTATCCGCAGGAAGGGCCATTACCGAAGATGCCGATTCAATATGTACTACCGATGGTGATTGCAGGGTTACCTGGGCATCCGGTGAAAAATGTGCAGCTCATGGATATTGAAGTGGTCTATCAGGGAGAGCGTGTAAAAGGTGCGATCAATGAAGTACCGGATAACCCAGCTGGCTATCCGGAATTCACCATGTTTGGAGACTTGCCTGCATGGGGATTGTATGTAATGCATGCGGATAGTATTCAAATGTGGAATTTTAAAGTAGACGTGCGACGTGGAGATTCCAGATCTGCATTAATGTTTGAGGATGTAAAGGCTATACTATTGAGGCATGTAAAAGTACCTGAAAAGAAGGAAATGAATACATCACATATCGAAGCGAAAACGCTATCCTTTTAA
- a CDS encoding ArsR/SmtB family transcription factor: protein MIIRRDVFQAIADPTRRAILMLVASQAMTAGSIAANFNTARPTVSKHLAILTECELLEQQQNGREIYYHLNPNKMKEIADFIEPFRKLWDDRFNKLEDIMKNYKKK from the coding sequence ATGATAATCAGAAGAGACGTGTTTCAGGCCATTGCGGACCCGACCAGGAGGGCTATTCTAATGCTGGTGGCGTCACAGGCGATGACTGCCGGATCTATTGCCGCAAACTTCAATACTGCGCGACCTACCGTGTCAAAACACCTGGCTATTCTAACTGAATGTGAGTTGCTTGAACAACAGCAAAATGGCAGGGAAATTTACTATCACCTGAACCCAAATAAGATGAAAGAGATTGCTGATTTTATTGAACCATTCCGGAAACTATGGGATGACAGGTTCAATAAGTTGGAGGATATTATGAAAAACTACAAGAAGAAATAG
- a CDS encoding family 2A encapsulin nanocompartment shell protein, producing MAESKTRQQTALGDVAARQLAIATRTVPQMSTITPRWLTHLLSWIPVESGIYRLNRVKDATQVEVDCGGRDERTLPQTFVDYIEDAREYMLTAVNTVLDVHTRVSDLYSKPYNQISEQLRLTIEAIKERQESELINNKEYGLLSSIAPSQRIKTRTGAPTPDDMDDLLVKVWKEPGFFLTHPLTIAAFGRECTRRGVPPPTVSLFGSQFITWRGVPLIPSDKVPVEKGKSKILLIRTGESRQGVVGLYQPNLPGEQSPGLSVRFMGINERAIASYLVSLYCSLAVLVDDAIAVLEDVEIGKYHEYK from the coding sequence ATGGCAGAATCAAAGACCAGGCAGCAAACTGCTTTAGGTGATGTGGCCGCACGGCAACTGGCCATCGCCACACGTACCGTTCCTCAGATGAGTACTATTACCCCCCGGTGGCTGACCCATTTATTAAGCTGGATACCTGTAGAATCCGGGATCTATCGCCTGAACAGGGTGAAAGATGCTACCCAGGTAGAAGTAGACTGTGGTGGTCGTGACGAACGTACACTTCCTCAAACATTCGTCGACTACATCGAGGATGCAAGAGAGTATATGTTGACAGCGGTGAACACAGTACTGGATGTACACACCCGTGTGTCAGATCTGTATAGTAAACCTTATAACCAGATCAGTGAACAATTACGTTTGACGATTGAGGCAATCAAAGAACGTCAGGAAAGCGAATTAATCAACAACAAGGAGTACGGTCTGTTGAGCAGTATTGCGCCTTCACAGCGCATCAAAACCCGTACAGGTGCACCGACACCGGATGATATGGATGACCTGCTTGTAAAGGTGTGGAAAGAGCCGGGTTTCTTTCTGACACATCCGCTTACCATTGCAGCATTTGGCAGGGAATGTACCCGCAGGGGTGTACCGCCGCCAACAGTTTCCCTTTTTGGCTCGCAATTTATTACATGGAGAGGGGTGCCACTGATTCCTTCTGATAAAGTACCGGTAGAGAAAGGTAAGTCCAAGATCCTCCTGATCCGCACTGGTGAGAGCAGGCAGGGTGTGGTGGGGCTGTACCAGCCTAACTTGCCGGGCGAACAGTCACCGGGATTATCCGTAAGATTTATGGGTATCAATGAGCGTGCGATCGCTTCATATTTGGTATCACTGTATTGTTCGCTGGCAGTATTGGTAGATGACGCCATAGCTGTACTTGAAGACGTAGAAATCGGTAAATATCATGAGTACAAGTAA
- a CDS encoding 7TM-DISM domain-containing protein translates to MKYLLILISCIHWCLPAGGQTVQWSRGDETLSVAPAMQFMEDSTGKLRIEDVITSVWHPTGQPVLHFGFTDKVIWLRLFVRNNTADSLLLSFEQAFISDLTLYYTDAEGHWQSIRSGYEVPFTAKPVLDHNQVIPFPRSDGPVYIRMRPLIHAIPVQLITLKQWELQAARQKMDYGIYAGILLLAVIVNLFLFAALKKNYFLYYSILIFFYLMTSATVMEGYAIYFFPRIPMMFWYSIVPVLDMIALLLFCISFFELRNRHPDLYGVALYSAAFFLIYLVVLSFLPLLPVLLANQVFALYVFVIASVVGLKEGRSGNRLGYYFSGFYALWFILILVEAVYIQTGVPQHIFPVSYVSTAIFLEGFLLAILVAKRFQREKREDNLRQFEMKNQIEKMEQNFRQEILTTRLEIQEETFTAISQEIHDNVGQFLSLARIQVNIMDQQEAKNGPMIIELRDNLGRAMTDLRNIAKSLNSYYIQNNSLGETIASQVQHINRTGFTRLELSIHGTEREIDNQRKLVLYRMVQEGIQNAIKHAKASTVHIRLDYTGTLFLVEIEDNGEGFDKEATLQQNQGLGLHNMFSRATLIGGDAHIVSQPGKGTIIQIKTPFQ, encoded by the coding sequence ATGAAATACCTGCTTATACTGATAAGCTGCATCCATTGGTGCTTACCCGCTGGCGGACAAACCGTGCAATGGTCGCGGGGCGACGAGACATTGTCCGTTGCCCCGGCGATGCAATTTATGGAGGATAGTACGGGTAAGTTGCGGATAGAAGATGTGATTACTTCAGTTTGGCACCCTACGGGACAACCAGTGCTTCATTTCGGTTTTACGGATAAAGTGATATGGCTTCGCCTGTTTGTACGGAACAATACAGCTGATAGTCTGTTATTATCCTTTGAACAGGCGTTCATATCCGACCTTACATTATATTATACCGACGCAGAGGGGCATTGGCAGTCGATCAGGAGTGGATACGAAGTTCCGTTTACGGCAAAGCCTGTACTGGACCATAACCAGGTCATTCCCTTTCCCCGTTCGGATGGCCCGGTATATATCCGCATGCGCCCATTGATCCATGCTATACCGGTGCAACTCATTACCCTTAAACAATGGGAGCTGCAAGCTGCACGGCAAAAAATGGATTATGGGATCTATGCAGGCATCCTGCTATTAGCAGTGATCGTGAACCTCTTCCTGTTCGCCGCCCTGAAGAAAAACTATTTCCTGTATTATTCTATTCTCATCTTCTTTTACCTGATGACCTCTGCAACGGTCATGGAGGGTTACGCCATCTACTTCTTTCCCCGGATTCCGATGATGTTCTGGTACAGTATCGTACCGGTACTGGACATGATCGCACTTTTGCTCTTTTGCATCTCTTTCTTTGAGCTGCGTAACAGGCATCCGGACCTTTATGGGGTAGCATTGTACAGTGCGGCATTCTTCCTGATTTATCTGGTGGTACTCTCCTTCCTGCCTCTGCTGCCGGTTTTGCTGGCGAATCAGGTTTTTGCATTGTACGTATTTGTGATCGCGAGTGTGGTTGGGTTGAAAGAGGGACGATCCGGGAACCGGCTGGGATACTACTTTTCAGGGTTCTATGCTTTGTGGTTTATACTCATTCTCGTGGAAGCTGTGTATATACAGACCGGGGTACCCCAACATATATTCCCGGTAAGTTATGTTTCTACGGCCATTTTCCTGGAAGGTTTTCTCCTGGCGATTCTTGTTGCGAAACGATTCCAGCGGGAAAAGCGGGAAGATAACCTTCGGCAGTTTGAGATGAAAAACCAGATAGAGAAAATGGAACAAAATTTCAGACAGGAGATCCTGACTACACGGCTGGAAATCCAGGAAGAAACATTCACTGCCATCAGTCAGGAGATACATGATAATGTAGGGCAATTCCTGAGCCTTGCCCGGATACAAGTCAATATTATGGACCAGCAGGAAGCTAAGAATGGCCCTATGATCATTGAACTGAGAGATAATCTTGGCAGAGCGATGACTGATTTGCGAAATATTGCCAAAAGCCTTAATAGTTATTATATACAGAATAACAGCCTTGGTGAAACGATCGCCAGTCAGGTGCAACATATCAATCGTACGGGATTTACACGTCTTGAGCTTTCTATCCATGGCACAGAACGGGAAATCGATAATCAGCGAAAGCTGGTACTTTATCGCATGGTGCAGGAAGGTATCCAGAATGCTATTAAACATGCGAAGGCTTCAACCGTCCATATCCGGTTGGATTATACGGGTACTTTATTTTTGGTAGAGATTGAAGATAATGGCGAAGGGTTCGATAAAGAAGCGACATTACAGCAAAACCAGGGACTTGGATTGCATAACATGTTTAGTCGCGCGACACTGATTGGAGGTGACGCACACATTGTGAGTCAACCCGGAAAAGGTACCATTATTCAGATCAAAACACCATTTCAATAA
- a CDS encoding response regulator transcription factor yields MKKIAIVDDQVMIRKALSVLINMFPGYEVMLDAADGKDLQRQLQEEHLPHIVLLDIVMPNMDGYETAGWLRDNYPDIKVLALSTMDADTAIIKMIKHGAKGYVLKDADPAELKLAFDEVIRQGYFYNELITRKVMNSIHSLADDKSDLKAFAKLTDRELQFLRLACSEKTYQQIAAEMFVSERTVDGYREALCKKLNLNTRVGLVMFAIRNNIVQL; encoded by the coding sequence ATGAAAAAGATCGCTATTGTAGACGACCAGGTGATGATACGAAAAGCATTGTCCGTATTGATAAATATGTTTCCCGGTTACGAAGTGATGCTGGACGCAGCTGATGGGAAAGACCTGCAGCGACAGCTTCAGGAGGAGCACCTACCTCATATCGTATTACTTGACATTGTAATGCCCAATATGGATGGGTATGAAACAGCCGGATGGCTTCGGGATAATTACCCCGACATCAAAGTGCTGGCCCTAAGTACAATGGACGCTGACACGGCCATCATAAAAATGATCAAGCACGGCGCGAAAGGCTATGTGCTGAAAGATGCAGATCCTGCAGAACTGAAACTGGCATTTGACGAAGTAATACGACAGGGTTATTTCTATAATGAACTGATCACACGCAAAGTGATGAACAGCATCCATTCATTGGCAGATGATAAAAGTGACCTGAAGGCATTCGCGAAATTGACAGATCGTGAACTGCAGTTTCTCCGTTTAGCTTGTAGTGAGAAAACCTATCAACAGATTGCGGCCGAAATGTTCGTGAGCGAGCGTACGGTAGACGGTTACCGGGAAGCCCTGTGCAAAAAGCTCAACCTGAATACCCGGGTGGGTCTGGTAATGTTTGCTATTAGAAATAATATCGTGCAGTTATAG
- a CDS encoding C1 family peptidase, translating to MKKLIIALILSICMTACTPPDVPGGLLLPEPDSLKEFPLAASSGRKVELRLAVDMEPVLPPAGDQGKQGSCVSWALGYNLFSYYERAHAGLQDYGISQGIPDPRKVYSPAFIYNYLKQQVIPTDCQRGILFKDAFHIIMNKGNCQWADFPYHSVQDGCKGGVTTASIDGASKHKGYRFQRITKSEYDFKVQVQSGYPVIIGVYTSESLYDDGKNADTTRKFIWNPAQRDKWEYHAMLVVGYDQQYFKLMNSWGADWGNKGFVWIPYKKLLDRTVEAYTAEKLVPDRGIAAIPFAMDSTIKHRKHMSLKLPDNSFIAFDNFSMNLNRMNASVSFSIFDSTSNHPYKGYLQEGEQKQFYISDSLVTIYSDFTNNKVRPVHMNMKIDSGVVDENIKGIDSMLRENYSYLKSKKNLTEGDKRMLKEFVNWEGKYQMVSNTNDNNDSVNWKLLTVLLSLIPLGVWAFRQWRKTRS from the coding sequence ATGAAAAAGTTGATCATTGCACTCATACTGTCAATTTGCATGACGGCCTGCACGCCACCTGATGTACCAGGAGGACTACTACTACCCGAACCGGATTCACTCAAAGAGTTTCCGCTTGCTGCCTCTTCCGGACGCAAGGTGGAACTCCGGCTGGCAGTGGATATGGAACCAGTGCTGCCTCCCGCTGGTGATCAGGGAAAACAGGGATCCTGTGTGTCGTGGGCATTGGGGTATAACCTGTTCAGCTACTATGAAAGAGCGCATGCAGGGTTGCAGGATTATGGCATCTCTCAGGGTATCCCTGATCCAAGAAAAGTGTATAGTCCTGCGTTCATTTACAATTACCTGAAGCAGCAGGTCATTCCCACTGATTGTCAGCGGGGTATTTTGTTCAAAGATGCGTTTCACATCATTATGAACAAAGGTAATTGTCAATGGGCCGATTTTCCCTATCATTCGGTGCAGGATGGGTGCAAGGGCGGTGTAACGACGGCCAGCATTGATGGTGCAAGCAAACATAAAGGGTACCGCTTTCAGCGGATCACAAAATCGGAATATGATTTTAAAGTGCAGGTGCAAAGTGGGTACCCGGTGATTATCGGGGTCTATACTTCGGAAAGTTTGTATGATGATGGGAAAAATGCGGATACCACCCGAAAGTTTATCTGGAACCCGGCACAGCGGGATAAATGGGAGTACCACGCCATGCTGGTGGTAGGGTACGATCAACAGTATTTCAAACTAATGAACTCATGGGGAGCAGACTGGGGGAATAAAGGATTTGTGTGGATACCCTACAAGAAACTACTGGACCGGACGGTGGAAGCTTATACAGCAGAGAAGCTCGTCCCTGATAGAGGCATCGCCGCTATACCGTTCGCCATGGATTCGACTATTAAGCACCGTAAACATATGAGTTTAAAATTACCGGATAACTCATTCATTGCTTTTGATAATTTCTCGATGAATCTGAACAGGATGAATGCAAGTGTTTCATTCAGTATTTTTGATTCTACATCTAATCATCCCTACAAGGGATATTTGCAGGAAGGCGAGCAGAAGCAGTTTTATATATCGGATTCTCTGGTGACGATCTATTCTGATTTTACGAATAACAAGGTAAGACCGGTTCATATGAACATGAAGATTGATAGTGGTGTTGTAGATGAGAATATCAAAGGGATTGATTCGATGCTGCGGGAGAATTACAGCTATCTGAAAAGTAAAAAGAACCTGACGGAAGGGGATAAAAGAATGCTGAAAGAGTTTGTGAATTGGGAGGGGAAATACCAGATGGTATCCAACACCAATGATAACAATGACAGCGTAAACTGGAAATTATTAACTGTTCTGCTTTCCCTGATACCATTAGGCGTGTGGGCTTTCCGACAATGGAGGAAAACCCGGTCGTAG
- a CDS encoding family 2A encapsulin nanocompartment cargo protein cysteine desulfurase translates to MSTSNPIETAFLEQLANQYFQAQPGQQPVSSSHNDILLQHGETVNMAEPQTSLHDPHFPGGRGPIPASVAGSGKSPSAQQLGEDPKIGGLGSQVNTSTLTSTGGGRTPSSLPLEHENTFEEQLQAALKGITQYVPTGQLPFTDSSYYFIPSDGQSITAAAPFDVNRVKADFPILNQYVNGRPLIWLDNAATTQKPRHVIERLSYFYEHENSNIHRGAHTLAARATDAYEEARKKVQLFLNAGSPNEIVFVRGTTEAINLVANSWGDQNIKAGDEIVVTHLEHHANIVPWQQLAARKGAILKVAPVDEDGQIILEEYARLLGPKTKLVSFTQVSNALGTVTPAKQMTDLAHQAGAKVLIDGAQSVSHMKADVRYLDADWFAFSGHKVFGPTGIGVLYGKEALLNETQPWQGGGNMISDVTFEHTKYQPAPARFEAGTGNIADAVGLGAAIDYVNSIGIEVIHQYEHYLLQYATRLLKDIPGLRLIGTAPDKAGVLSFVLQGFRTEEVGTALSNNGIAVRSGHHCAQPILRRFGLESSVRPSLAFYNTCTDIDALVNTVRKLRSASPL, encoded by the coding sequence ATGAGTACAAGTAATCCAATAGAAACTGCGTTCCTTGAGCAACTGGCGAATCAGTATTTCCAGGCGCAACCGGGGCAACAGCCAGTATCTTCATCACATAATGATATCCTGCTGCAACATGGGGAGACCGTTAATATGGCGGAGCCTCAGACCAGTTTGCATGATCCGCATTTTCCGGGTGGCAGGGGGCCGATACCGGCTTCTGTGGCGGGGAGTGGGAAGTCTCCTTCTGCGCAGCAGTTAGGGGAGGATCCGAAGATTGGAGGGCTGGGGAGCCAGGTGAATACTTCTACGCTTACTTCTACAGGCGGGGGTAGAACGCCTTCTTCATTGCCGTTGGAGCATGAGAATACGTTTGAGGAGCAGTTACAGGCGGCGTTGAAGGGAATAACGCAGTATGTGCCGACGGGACAGTTGCCTTTTACCGACTCTTCTTATTATTTCATACCATCTGATGGCCAGTCTATTACTGCCGCTGCGCCTTTTGATGTGAACAGGGTGAAAGCAGATTTCCCCATTCTCAATCAATATGTAAACGGCCGTCCGCTGATCTGGCTGGACAATGCTGCGACAACGCAGAAACCCAGGCACGTGATTGAAAGACTTAGCTATTTCTATGAGCATGAGAATTCCAATATTCACCGCGGGGCGCACACATTAGCTGCAAGAGCCACAGATGCATACGAAGAAGCCCGCAAAAAGGTACAGCTCTTTCTGAATGCAGGTAGTCCGAACGAAATTGTATTCGTACGTGGTACCACAGAAGCCATCAACCTGGTAGCAAATAGCTGGGGTGATCAAAACATCAAAGCTGGCGATGAGATTGTAGTGACTCATTTGGAGCACCATGCGAACATCGTTCCCTGGCAGCAGCTGGCAGCCAGAAAAGGAGCCATATTGAAAGTTGCGCCTGTAGATGAAGATGGGCAAATCATACTGGAAGAATATGCACGTTTATTAGGCCCGAAAACCAAACTGGTATCCTTCACGCAGGTGAGCAATGCGTTGGGTACTGTAACGCCTGCGAAGCAGATGACAGACCTTGCACACCAGGCAGGAGCGAAAGTATTAATAGACGGAGCTCAATCCGTATCGCACATGAAAGCGGATGTGCGCTATCTGGATGCCGACTGGTTTGCATTTTCAGGGCATAAGGTATTTGGTCCTACGGGAATCGGTGTATTATATGGCAAGGAAGCTTTACTGAATGAAACCCAACCCTGGCAGGGTGGGGGAAACATGATCAGTGATGTGACCTTTGAACATACTAAATACCAACCGGCACCTGCCCGTTTTGAGGCAGGTACGGGGAATATAGCCGATGCAGTAGGATTGGGTGCTGCTATTGATTATGTAAACAGTATAGGCATAGAGGTAATACACCAGTACGAGCATTATTTATTGCAATATGCTACGCGGTTACTCAAGGATATTCCTGGATTGAGATTGATTGGTACGGCGCCGGATAAGGCAGGCGTGCTATCGTTTGTATTACAGGGATTCCGTACAGAGGAAGTGGGGACGGCGTTAAGCAATAATGGTATCGCTGTACGTTCCGGCCATCACTGTGCGCAGCCGATACTGCGGCGGTTTGGGTTAGAAAGTAGTGTGCGACCGTCATTGGCGTTTTATAATACCTGTACGGATATTGATGCATTGGTAAATACAGTAAGGAAATTAAGAAGCGCCTCTCCTTTGTGA
- a CDS encoding PhnA domain-containing protein → MSTTITPALRERSNGTCELCTGEDASIAFAVSPKNNDAIENEVAICNTCAAAMEDATAAMHWHVLAGSIWNPEPSVQALSYRLLYKHKDQEWAAEIINGVEIDESVSHWALSAFEVKAVHRDSNGTELEHGDTVVLTQGLNVKGANFMAPKGTIVRKIRLVSDNPEQIEGKINEQTIVILTKYVRKS, encoded by the coding sequence ATGAGTACAACTATTACGCCTGCATTAAGGGAGCGCAGTAACGGCACATGTGAACTGTGCACGGGTGAAGATGCCTCGATAGCCTTTGCAGTGAGTCCCAAAAACAATGATGCAATTGAAAATGAAGTGGCGATTTGCAACACCTGCGCTGCCGCCATGGAAGATGCAACAGCAGCTATGCACTGGCATGTACTGGCTGGTAGTATATGGAATCCGGAGCCCAGCGTACAGGCCCTGAGTTATCGCCTGCTATACAAACACAAAGACCAGGAATGGGCAGCCGAAATCATAAATGGAGTAGAAATAGATGAATCAGTGAGCCACTGGGCACTGAGCGCATTCGAAGTAAAAGCCGTTCATCGTGACAGCAATGGTACTGAACTGGAACACGGCGATACCGTGGTACTGACACAGGGCCTGAATGTAAAAGGCGCCAACTTTATGGCCCCCAAAGGAACGATTGTACGTAAAATCAGATTAGTCAGCGACAATCCCGAACAGATAGAAGGAAAGATCAATGAACAAACCATTGTGATCCTTACGAAATATGTTCGTAAATCATAA